A window of Theileria parva strain Muguga chromosome 4 map unlocalized ctg_529, whole genome shotgun sequence genomic DNA:
attttcaaaatgtTACGTCTCTTAAAAATATTCCTAAAAACCAAGCTCTAAACTCAATAAGATGgatacacatttaaaaaataattattacataaTATAGAATCACTTTAAATTACACAAATAATCAAAGGAATAGGCGTTTGAAGCGAGGAGTCCCAGGATGTTCGCCCTAGATTCCCTGATTTGCCTGAGTAGCAACAACATCATAGTCCTTAAATCGGAAAGCGACTCTGTGGATGTTTGCGAGCCTGAATAATTAGACAGAGTATTCTGGTGAATTGAGAAAATCGTACTGAGCCACACAAGGTGAAGTCCTAAATGCGTAGTTCCGTTAGTGGAGTAGGTGTTAAGCACATTCCTGATAAAGTTAAGCAGTACCAAAACAAGCGTGGAGTCAAGTGAAGAAACCACAGAGGCTATTTTACCTGTTGGAACAGCTTCATAGGCCTTTAgcattattttaaagttattCATTGCAAGTGCCAATATGAAGGCGCCTACAAAGTCATTCTTCTCAAGGTGTGATAGGATTGACGATTTGGTTACACTTTTTGTTATAATTTGAGGCTGGAAGTTGTGAACCGACTTAAGCATTTGGTTTGTGTACTCAACATTCCTTGTAACGTCCAGAgagtatataaatacacCTTGAGAAGTTGAAACTGCAAACTGTCTTCCATCTGGTGAATAGTTAACTTCCCAAACATTAAATCGATCCTGGGTCACTTTAAACTCTCCCACTTCTACTCCTGGTAGAGACTTATGGGCCTGGATTCTACTCAACTTCCTTGAATCCTCAAAGATCTCCTCGTCTGAGAGATCAAGCTCGTGTACTGAAAACCCATACTCAGTCATATATTTAGAACTCAGAAACCTCTTTACACCTGATAGCGAGTCGTTCCTTGTCAAGGTGAACACATGCAGAAGAAGATAGTTTTCTGTGCTATAAACTGCTACATGAGGCGAGTTTTTAGCTGTACAGACTATCATTGTTCCACATGAAGAATATGAAAGTGAGTTGAAATAGTTATTTCTGTTAATACTATGTGGATCCTTCTTTATGTTTATTGCTGAAAATGCCTCTGTGTAGTGTCTTCCAGGCTGTATATCCCTTAATCCGTCAATTGACCCAATTTgctaaattaaaatattggaaattaacaatttaccTCTACGTTATCTAAATCCCAGAAAAGAATTTGTCCGCTTAGTACTGATGCTGCCAATATTGAATTTCCCCTTGGATCAAACGCTGTTGATATTACACTTGAAGAGTTAAGTACTGACTCAACCGATCCTGCCTTATCTTTTCTGCCAAAAACATTCCAAAtctaaacacatttatatgAATCATACTAATTATGAAACATAAGACTGGTTAAAAAGTTACCTTGATTGTGTTATCCCATGACGATGATACTAGGAATCCGTTGTATGAAGGATGCGGATGGAATGAAACTGATGTTACGGGAGCAGTGTGCCCTACAAGCTCATCTAAAACCTTCCCAGTTTGTATTTGCCATATGAACACTGAGTTTGTATCACCCTTAGTTCCTGCGGCTACTATTGTTCCTGATCCGTCAACTGCAACACTTGTATATTGAGTTCTGGTTGCAGTCAGGACTCTAAAGTTTTTGAACCTAAACAGGTCAAAACATCTAACGGTTCCATCCAAGGAAGCTGATATCAGTGCATTTCCCTActcaattattaaataattaacgaTTTGTTTGATTATTACCTGAGGTGTGAATGCGATAGCTTCTACTGAAGCGCTGTGTTCAGTCAGTGTTACATAGCATAGACCTGTATTGTTGTCCCAGAGTTTAACTTTTCCATCAAAACCCCCAGTTGCTACTAGGAATCTTGTTCCCATTCCCAAATTTTTACTAGAAAGTGCTCTATCGAAATCCTGCTTATTTTCTGCCAGACTGCCCAATCTGTCCAGATTGGAACCATATGAAAATGAACAACATCTCACTCCTCCCAGGTGAGCCTGTTGTTTCATTACAAAAGTCTCACTTTTCCATTCCCACACTACTATGGTACCGGTTTGTGAACAAGCTAGTGCAATCCACTGGCCGTCACTTGTTATGTCAACTGAGTCAATGACTGGAATTTGTTCTCCTATTTTGAGTGTGTAAATGGTTGTCAGTTCAGGAATATTATATAGGCCAAATGTTCCACCTGTGAAGCCAACAACAAATAATCCGATATTGGAGTTAAAAGTAACCACTGACACCTATAATGttgttattaattaaattggTTACTGTCGAATTTGCGGGCTGGTTGCAATATCCTTTAGTTTCTCTAATCCACGATTGTTGATTTTCTAAAACTAATAACAATCAAATCATATACCTGAGTGTTTGGAATCATTTAACTTGTTTGATTTCTTTAgaaagttatttttactccTTGATCCTATCAGTTTTGCTGCATTATCCCCTaagatttatttattctatCTTTAAATTACCGTTTGTTAAATCTGTTCGCttccaaattattataacgCCTTCTTTGGATACACTACAAATTCTGTTCATATCATCTGTGAAAAAAGCTGCCTTAACTGATCTTCTGTGATCTACAAATGCCACTGGCACAAAGGTGTCATCAGGCTCTACACACCAAAGCCTAACTGTCAAATCTTTTGAACTTGTACAAATGTACTTAGAATCTTTTGACCAGTCTAAactgttaatattatccATATGCCCTGTAATTTCCAGGTGCAGTGTCATCCTCCAACTTAACTTCTCATCCGGAGATAACCAAACCTGAGATTTATTAACACAAATTAACTTACAAGTAGTTTCTTCTGAATTGAAACGGCAAAGTATTTCCCATATGGGCTAAAACTTGCGTGGATTAGTCTTTTCTTTTGTGTGCTaagaattattatataagaGAAAACTAACTTTAAAGAGTTGTATCCCTTACTTTCAGCAGTAGAAATGTTAGTTGAAGATTTAAATTGTAGTCTATGGACTATTTTATCTCTAATTAggtttaatatatatcCGAATCCTAAAaagatttatcaaaatgACGAAAATACCATTATCATCAACAAGAATTGACAGTGGTTTTGAAGGATGATTTGCTATTAGTACAATGTTAGTTCTAGTTTCAGAACTGAGTGTTGAACTTTTATTTGTTTGTAAAtcatatatatttatgCGATTTCCTACTGGAGCCAAAACACAGGACGCTGAAAATCATTTATACAGTcatttacataatatataatgatATATCTAACCATCAGGATTAAAACAGATCCTTCCTCCTGAATACTGTGAGCCGCAGATGTTAGCTAAATGGTACAACGCCattataaacaatattttacagattaatcattttaatcaaaatacaattaatttacaaattataaattacaaaaataataaataaaaataattaatataatttaattatgtaaattataagaTTCAACTATGGAAGGCTTTTTAGTATGTTATATTGCTTTCAGGTTTGTattcaaataattgtttatcGCATAAGATATGTTAATACACACAGAAAAGtgtaattaaaattcattaacaaaaaaccatatttaattaaattccAATTtcattgttaaaaatgtggtaatagtaaaattgaGAGATCGTGTCGAGCCATCTTAGCATAGTGGTAGTGCATCTGACTTGTAATCAGAAGGTCGGGGGTTCGATCCCCCCAGGTGgcttttaaaaatgataacGAAGATTTTGCTTATTTAGTTACAAATgggataaaaatattaatttgtcTAATTTGTGGAATTCTGCCAATAATGTGTTGAGTTTTATCGGATACACATATTATATCCGTTTGACCGTCTGTTGTcgtttatatttataattattttcttaaaaaatttttatacaaacTCTATTTCATATATTAAATCTTTGAACAATGTTTGACCCAGATGTGTAATACATACTTCATTATTGTACTATCAATACATTTACATCTTATTCATTACACATCATCATTCTCTTTAAACTTCTTGAGTAACAAATCATCAAGAAATAATAGTTATGTTGAAGATGTAGTTAAACTACCTTCatctataaaatataacatTCAAAATGTTGATTCAATTCCAACGAATGAGGATAATCTGTTTGCAAGGATACTTCAGAAAAAACAAGATGACATAGATACTGATAAACAAATTCAGGAAATTAACGAGTCTATAAAGGATGGATCAATAATaggtataaaataaattttaatttattttcagacCCAAAAACCaaggataaattattcCAGGAAGAAAGGGACGAGGATGAACAAAAGCTAGAGAAAAAAGTAttagaaaataaataaatatttattattgttctaataaatatatttaggAGGTTTCTCTTGACAGTTCTGGCGAAAATTATAAGGAAGGTGTCGAATCGACTTCTGAGGAGCTTGGTGATATCTCTAATAAGCTCCAGTCGGACGGTGTAGCATCaaagggtaaaattttaaaataaaataatttaaatattttagattcCGATGATATTCAATTAAGAGATAACTTATTGAACAAAGTGATCAAGTCACAACAGAAAAGCGTTTTTGGGGcttaatatattttttaaatgcacattttattattttccctttaaattaaaagttaatttatttacttgttttatgaataatataaaaatctTATTCAATCAAAATCATATTTTCTTATCGTTGTTTTTTCTACAAAGTTTCATTAGAACATACTCAAATACACAACTGTTAACCCACTCTtcagtaaaaaataaaacatgAATGAAGTTAATGGGATTAATGAAACTCCAGATTTAGAATCTAAAAACGTATGTAAATATCAATGAAGTCATCATTTAATTTAGGATTCTAGGAGGGTTTCTCAGAGGAGAAAAACAAAGTCAACGAGGTACTCTGGAGAAGAATATAACTGTGATAGCTTCGAATCTACAAATAACTTAGCCAATTCTACACACATCGAGGTTGAAGACGAAATCAAAACCTGGGATTTCTTCTACACTTACGACAGGGCCTCAGACTATCCATTCTCTGGATTCAGCACTGCAGAAACAGTcagaataataattcagGCTCTAACCAAATTAATGCCGAAGAGGAAGTCTTGCCTAATCTCAGATACCGATTCTGTTCTCGAGGTTGGTCACGGTAAATTTCCACTCATTTGGGACTTGAGGGATCAATTTGGAGACTTTTTATACTTCGGAATCGAGTTCAGTGGTATTGCTTTTGAACAGGCTGTTACGCATAAGTTCAATAACTCATGTTCTCCCTCTGAGGCTTTCGGCAAAAACGTCGAATTTCTCTCCATGAACTCACTACACTATTTCGATTCCGACGGAAAAAGTACTCTTAACCTGATTTTCCCAACTAATGGTGAGCATACAAGACTTAAAGCAGGAGTTGTTAACATCTGTTTGGGGAAAAGCTTCTTGGATTATCTTAGCTGCAGGTAGTATTATACTATCTACTAAAGAACTCAAACTAAATTCAGGTTAACACTAAGTGTCAGTGTCTCGAACTGGAATTTAGAGCCTAGGATTCCTCAAGGAGTTGTTGACATGTTCGACTCAGTAGCTCAGGCTCTTAGGGATTATAAATTGGGTGACACATATCCTTCTCTATTCGTCCTCGTTGAGCCATAGTATGTCATATACAAAACATCTGTTTTTAGTGACATTGTGAAGTTCAAGGACCACATTGGAATAGTCACAAAAGTAATATACACATCAACGTTTGTGAAACAAAGCGAATCACGGTACTTGAGGTTAGTATATGCACAAAGGGACAAGAAAACAAAAGCGGTTTGTTATGCACTGGCGAAGGTTGATTACACTTACCAAAATTATGACGAACTTCGTGAGGACATGTACAAAATCACCAGTAACATTTACTCAAAGAGTCAATCAACTGACGAGGACTGGCTCCTTCCTCACACTGTTCCTCCGAAATGGAAAAGCAATGACACTAAGGATTTTGATAACCTAACGCtactttaataatttatgtttcACCTACACATTCCCCACCGTTACAAGGGTGTGTATAATCTTTTGGTTCACACTGTTCAcgttaaattatgttttaataatgttcataatttattttatttttagaatttataaatttaaaaatcgCAATGTTAACGTAACGTTATTTTCCGAAGGATTCTATAATGGTTGAGCTTCCTTctgtaataataaatttattatttttgacAAAAATGTCACTGGTAAAATCTATCACGtgtaattataaattgtgtTATCTTTCATACAATATGAAAGAATTGAAACCCACACCCAGGTGTAAGTTCGTATTATACAACGACTTGCTTTATCATCCTGCAATGGATCTCCCAGTTTATTCAGAAGAATATCCAAAATACCCTCTGTGAGTTAAAACATTCAATTCATAATCGTTTGCACAGATATCCATACTATGATGCTCCTaaaaacttattttttGACACATcaaagttaaataaattcaaCGAAAATCCACATGATGACATACAAGAATCCCATATACAGACAGAATATATGGAAAACGCCAGACTTAAACGgtatttatacaatttaattgttatttttagaaaagGAATGTCTGTAGAGCATGTTGACAAAAGTCCACTTTCAGGTATACTTTCACTGTCAACGGAATTTTAGAGTTAAATCGCACTATTGGACGTGATTTTAAAGATTATGTTTACTCAGAACGAAAACCACACAAGGAAAAGATTAAAGTATTATCAGTACACATCAATCAAATTTAGGTTGATTTATCGGAGTACGATAAAATAAACCCAGGACTTGGTCCCTGGCCAAGTTATGAAGAATTAAAGAAAAACAACATGGATGTTGACACATCAATGTCTCTGGAACTTGACCCTGATGATGATTTCCAGAAAACATTAATGGACAATCCTCCCAAAAGAACTGAAATTAAggtaaaatttactattttcaTACCATTTTAGACCATAGCTGAAGCCAGGGATGCTCAACAGAGGTGGCTAGAAAGAAGTCAAAATGAAGGTGATGTTAACAAATGacaatatttaatattaatgtaGAATGGCCATTGACATATGATGAGTTTGCTGAACTACCCCTGGACATGAGAGAAGCTTACTATAAAAACAGATATAAAGTCAGGTACTCAATTCACTAAATTATGATTCATTAGTGACATTGATGAGCAATTTCTGAtggttttaaattatagaaGAGCTCTTGAAAATAAGAAGGTTAgttaactttattataaattgtttagAGCAAATTATTGAATCCTATGGAGTTTGACTTTATTGAATCTGACTACAAATACACTCCTAAATACACACCGGTTCTAGAGGACCTGAAGAATGTTAGTTTCttgaattaaaaaaatttttagtgGGATGATCCTCTCGAATGTCCGTGGAGACTTAGAGCCAACGAGGCCATAAggtatttatattttttaatagtGTGTTAGAGACTGTGTATCGTACGGATGGCCAGCTAAGGATTTGAGATTTCACTCGGGAATTGATGTTTATGATATTACCTGGCTGCCAGGAGTTGTAAAAATACTAGTTGAGAGAACCAGGAACGAGTGTGGTACCATTAAACCAAAGGAGCTCAAGCTTATGTTAATGAAATTAGGTTTATAATCTATAGTTAATACGAATTTTAGAGAAAAGACTATTACAATTGGATGAAGAGGAGTATACTGAAGTGATGAATAACCACATGATAGTACTATGTTCTAAGCCTGAACATGGTAAAGTACTACACTCGAGAAGAGAATGGAATGAAAATATTGGAAATAAAGTTACAATAAAGATGAACGATGAAGAAAAAACTGAATACACTGGAGAACTGGTGGGATCTGATAGTGTTTTCGGAATACAAATTAAAGTTGGCGATAACAAAATAACATTACCGCTCCCATTTGTTTATGAGGTTTCAACAGTTAATAACAATGTATTTTCAGGTTGTTTTAAAGTAAGAAATTATATTTcgtttttaaatttaaagtgttttttaattttagaatgttgttttacacataaatCAATATCCGGTagatataataaaatgatcaaatcttgtataaataatctttgatttttaacataattttaagttaaattttattttaaaaagtttttaAACACTAATGATcagttttttaattatttttaatggCAGACGATGTGATTGATGTGGATTCCAGTGAATCTGACTGTTCCTTCGAggaatttaacatttacgAATGGTTTATGTACTATAATAACCTTTGTTTCGACGGGTCTCTTGACAGAGTCCAGTTATCCTGGAGTAAGAGGATGACTAGATGTGCAGGAATTTGTCAATACAAggtataaatattattttatatatgttTAGCCCATAGGATTTTGCCATATTAGGCTTAGCGAATCTCTACTTAGATACAGATCAGCTACAGAATGCAAGGTATGtattattttcttattttatctagtttccatttttaaaattttagaataatttacatttattagGAGACTTTATTACATGAGATGATCCACGCGTATATCTTTTTGAACAAATTAGACTTTCTATTTGGACACGGACCTGTATATTccagttatttttattattttcagaaaTTTATTTGGCATATGAAGAGAGTTAATGAGATTACGGGTCTCAACGTAACTGTGTCCCACCAATTTCACGATGAAGTTAACTACTACCGTAAACACATTTGGAGATGTGAcgtattttacatattcaaattaaattttattaggGTATTTGCAGATTCAAACCGCCTTATTTTGGATATGTTAAACGTTCCACTAATAGGAATCCAGGTCCAAATGACTTTTGGTGTATGAGTTATCAAAtacatagttatttagGGAAAAAACACGAAACTGAATGCGGTGgcaaatttattaaaatttctaatGATTTGAATGTGTCAACTAAAAAACGAGTCAACAGAGGTAATTCTAAACAggataattttgattagataaaaaaattCACACAAACACTATTGAgcaatattttaataaaagaAAACGAAGTTTGGCGGATTTAGGCTCAGTAAGCTCTCCAATTATTATTGACGaagattaataatttaattaatgaagtaaaattttaaaattaataaccCTGTATACATATTTGAAtagattaatttatttccaGACCTTACAATCAGCTATTGGTACTCCATCAATGTCATCACAGGCGCAGAAGTAGTCCTCAACCAGTTTCTTGTCTTCAGGCTTTGTTACGTCAAGTTTTCTGAATGTTTGGAACTCATATGAAGGGTGTTCTGTCACTAGTGCTGGAAGCTCTTTCCCCCTAACTAGCCATACTCCTTTGATGTCAAAGTTTCCAGTAGAGCCCATGACATTAAGCACGCCAAATGAGTAGTGTCTGAACTCGTTCTCAAACCTTTGCAAAAATCCACTCAACATGTTTGACGTGAAGACTTCAGATTTGCACTCATCTTCCAGCTTATTGTAAACCATGTAGTAAAGGCTCCATCCCTCAGGGTCGAATTTCTCCCAAAGCCACGGCATCACCTCCTTGTACAAGTCGCCCTTGCAGTTGCTGTATGTCTTTTTCCACTGGTCAAGACTGAATGATGTCGGCGGAAGTAAGTCCATGGGGTTCTTAGGCTTCTTAGCTGGTTCAGCTGGTTTCTCTTGGACATTGTTCATTTTAGGCTTGCCGTCTAGGGTTCCGTTAGACTTGTAGTTCTCGACCATTTTCAAGAACTTTTGGTAAGCTTCACTGGCCTTAACAGTTCTCAAGAACCTTGCTAGGTGAAGTAGTTCCTTTTCCAGGTATTCAGGGTCAAGTCTCTTTTGATGAACCAGGTGGTCCAGTGAAACTGCACATACTAAATCTGCCGGGCTGAGCTTTTCTGCTACAAGGAACGTCTTTGTTGCAAGGTAATTGTTAAGTGAGTTCACAACTTTTGAAAGGTCTGAATTTGACCCCTTGGTGACCACTGATGACTTGTCAAGTTTAGTTTCGAAGTCAAGTCTTGAATAGAAGAACTCTACCCAGCTGCTCGTGTCACTCCTTTCAAAGGCTGATTTTTCATCTGTTCCCTTGGAAACCTGGTCCAGTAAGTGCCTAACCACAGTTACGTGACCACAGAATGTTCCTAAATCCTTATCTAACACCAGAGTTACTGCGTGTTTGAGTTCTGAGAATGCGTTTTTCTTTGCCTGGGATGCACAACATGTCCCCTTAGCCACTTCGAAATCAAAGTTTAAGTTCGCCCATGCCGCCGTGACTAGAACGCTCTTTGTTCCGTAATCGTCAACATCAACTCCAACAACTTTCTAAAGCAAAATGAAATGAAAAACGTTACCATTTTCTAgatgtttaaaaaatatttaacagaAGTCAAGACTAAatgatataataatattttatctcTAAATCGACCACAATAAAATAGAACTGAATTCGTAATGAATTTAAGTTATAGAATCTTCCTGCCTCACAAATGaaatactaaattaataaatgttaaaactTATAAATCTTCAAATTATGAAATAACGAAGACCtcttgataataaattatataattatgaataataaaatggtacggtttaaattaataaattaatttatatattcgTTGATTCTATACACATCATGTACTTCAAGTATCTACACCATATATCCATCCTGTGTGTTGAAATAAgatcaaaattaaatagAAGATAGATAAATTGATGTAAAAATGctatgttaatttataaaatatcataataattattatcattgaaaaataaaattaatcatCCATTCATTgacacattatttatattattgtaacacaggtttatttaaatgttacaattattatacaatggtatttagttaataaataaaaccagatgattatattatataccttTGTTGTATGATATCTTTAGCCCATGGGGCTACTCCTAAATCAAACAACtcttatatatattatctTTATCGATTATTTAACAGACTTATTATAGTTGTTGGAATTTTTTGTAGATCGTTGTATGATAATATCATCTTACATTTTGGTTTTATTATATCCACAAGAAAGATTCTACACTACttactataataatcatttattaaattgaaaactgcaattatttgtttatacaatattattaaatttatattttttctaATTCCGACgacaaaattttaatttgttttataaGTAAAATTTGCAATGACTGCTGTTCCAAAGACTCTTAAACCCAAGGTCAAATTAAATAGAAGAAAGACCGTTG
This region includes:
- a CDS encoding WD domain G-beta repeat protein, producing the protein MALYHLANICGSQYSGGRICFNPDASCVLAPVGNRINIYDLQTNKSSTLSSETRTNIVLIANHPSKPLSILVDDNGFGYILNLIRDKIVHRLQFKSSTNISTAESKGYNSLNTQKKRLIHASFSPYGKYFAVSIQKKLLVWLSPDEKLSWRMTLHLEITGHMDNINSLDWSKDSKYICTSSKDLTVRLWCVEPDDTFVPVAFVDHRRSVKAAFFTDDMNRICSVSKEGVIIIWKRTDLTNGDNAAKLIGSRSKNNFLKKSNKLNDSKHSENQQSWIRETKGYCNQPANSTVSVVTFNSNIGLFVVGFTGGTFGLYNIPELTTIYTLKIGEQIPVIDSVDITSDGQWIALACSQTGTIVVWEWKSETFVMKQQAHLGGVRCCSFSYGSNLDRLGSLAENKQDFDRALSSKNLGMGTRFLVATGGFDGKVKLWDNNTGLCYVTLTEHSASVEAIAFTPQGNALISASLDGTVRCFDLFRFKNFRVLTATRTQYTSVAVDGSGTIVAAGTKGDTNSVFIWQIQTGKVLDELVGHTAPVTSVSFHPHPSYNGFLVSSSWDNTIKIWNVFGRKDKAGSVESVLNSSSVISTAFDPRGNSILAASVLSGQILFWDLDNVEQIGSIDGLRDIQPGRHYTEAFSAINIKKDPHSINRNNYFNSLSYSSCGTMIVCTAKNSPHVAVYSTENYLLLHVFTLTRNDSLSGVKRFLSSKYMTEYGFSVHELDLSDEEIFEDSRKLSRIQAHKSLPGVEVGEFKVTQDRFNVWEVNYSPDGRQFAVSTSQGVFIYSLDVTRNVEYTNQMLKSVHNFQPQIITKSVTKSSILSHLEKNDFVGAFILALAMNNFKIMLKAYEAVPTGKIASVVSSLDSTLVLVLLNFIRNVLNTYSTNGTTHLGLHLVWLSTIFSIHQNTLSNYSGSQTSTESLSDLRTMMLLLLRQIRESRANILGLLASNAYSFDYLCNLK
- the Sprtn gene encoding SprT-like family protein; amino-acid sequence: MADDVIDVDSSESDCSFEEFNIYEWFMYYNNLCFDGSLDRVQLSWSKRMTRCAGICQYKPIGFCHIRLSESLLRYRSATECKETLLHEMIHAYIFLNKLDFLFGHGPKFIWHMKRVNEITGLNVTVSHQFHDEVNYYRKHIWRCDGICRFKPPYFGYVKRSTNRNPGPNDFWWKKHETECGGKFIKISNDLNVSTKKRVNRDKKIHTNTIEQYFNKRKRSLADLGSVSSPIIIDED